Proteins found in one Scardovia inopinata JCM 12537 genomic segment:
- a CDS encoding carbonic anhydrase, protein MTSQIDNANSREDTTALSEMNEENRANGTWTRMLQGNKRFAQGTSEHPWQDAETRRSLLQGQNPQAAILTCSDSRVPAEIIFDQGLGDLFTVRTAGATIDQAGLESLEYAVDHLHVSIIVVLTHQGCSILQEAAASVQKDDAVSQDPQDTAAAASIGTDKATSSMPFTMKQALKTIEIAHKAEITNPNDIERIHISMQIERLVDQSEVIRQALSQEKLKIIGARYVMTNGLVEVLSF, encoded by the coding sequence ATGACTTCACAGATAGACAATGCAAACTCACGGGAAGACACTACTGCCCTTTCTGAGATGAATGAGGAAAATCGAGCCAACGGGACCTGGACCCGTATGCTTCAAGGCAACAAACGCTTTGCCCAGGGAACCAGCGAACACCCCTGGCAAGACGCAGAAACCAGGCGATCCTTACTACAGGGGCAAAATCCTCAGGCAGCAATCCTTACCTGCTCTGATTCTCGGGTCCCCGCAGAAATCATTTTTGATCAGGGGCTTGGCGATCTTTTTACCGTGCGTACTGCAGGAGCAACCATCGATCAGGCCGGGCTGGAATCACTGGAATATGCAGTTGATCATCTTCATGTGAGCATCATTGTAGTTTTAACTCACCAGGGCTGCTCCATTCTGCAGGAAGCCGCAGCATCAGTGCAAAAGGATGATGCAGTATCACAGGACCCTCAGGACACTGCGGCGGCTGCTTCCATCGGAACCGATAAAGCCACCTCTTCCATGCCGTTCACTATGAAGCAGGCCTTAAAAACCATTGAAATTGCGCATAAAGCAGAAATCACCAATCCCAATGATATTGAACGCATTCACATTTCCATGCAGATCGAGCGTCTGGTTGATCAGTCTGAGGTGATCCGCCAGGCCCTGTCTCAAGAAAAATTGAAGATTATCGGTGCCCGCTATGTTATGACAAACGGCCTGGTAGAAGTTCTCAGCTTCTAG
- a CDS encoding Mbeg1-like protein codes for MYHNNLSDYIWWCGTVTFDKSPLNLFDGMVFSQLAYANIEDLPMSDKKEMTLRELHSRLYQTGKFKNTGLGNAAEAERFFDLVCRSKRFSGVVLENWQTTFSSEEDEQFVAMAFRTQASEADEASEAKEEGAPVRYLAFRGTDDSVVGWKEDFMISFSVTSAQKKALKYLHDALRYNGLYYVGGHSKGANLALYSTCLCDDEDRAQILKPI; via the coding sequence GTGTATCACAATAACCTTTCTGACTACATATGGTGGTGTGGTACTGTAACTTTTGATAAAAGTCCGCTTAATCTTTTTGACGGCATGGTCTTTTCTCAATTAGCATACGCGAATATTGAAGACCTTCCGATGAGTGATAAAAAAGAAATGACATTGCGCGAGCTTCATTCACGGCTTTATCAGACCGGTAAATTTAAAAACACCGGACTTGGAAATGCTGCTGAGGCGGAACGTTTTTTTGACCTGGTTTGCAGAAGCAAGCGCTTTTCGGGGGTTGTCCTGGAAAATTGGCAAACCACTTTCAGCTCGGAAGAGGATGAACAGTTTGTAGCAATGGCCTTCAGAACGCAGGCTAGTGAAGCTGATGAGGCTAGTGAGGCGAAGGAGGAAGGAGCACCAGTTCGATACCTTGCTTTTCGCGGAACAGATGATTCTGTTGTTGGCTGGAAAGAAGATTTCATGATCAGCTTCAGCGTAACGTCTGCTCAGAAAAAAGCATTGAAATATTTACATGATGCCCTCAGATACAATGGGTTGTACTATGTGGGAGGTCATTCCAAGGGAGCGAATCTGGCACTCTATTCAACATGTTTATGCGATGATGAGGATCGGGCACAAATTCTGAAGCCTATTTGA